From the genome of Rhizobium leguminosarum, one region includes:
- the tnpB gene encoding IS66 family insertion sequence element accessory protein TnpB (TnpB, as the term is used for proteins encoded by IS66 family insertion elements, is considered an accessory protein, since TnpC, encoded by a neighboring gene, is a DDE family transposase.), translated as MNPFPMGTGVKVWLSTGHTDMRCGFPSLALRVQEVLKHDPLGGHLFCFRGRRGDLVKLIWHDGQGACLFTKKLERGRFIWPNVEGGAVAITPAQLSYLLSGIDWRAPQETWRPTRV; from the coding sequence ATGAACCCGTTTCCGATGGGAACGGGTGTCAAGGTTTGGTTGTCGACCGGACATACAGACATGCGGTGCGGCTTTCCTTCGCTAGCCCTTCGGGTGCAGGAAGTGTTGAAGCATGACCCGCTGGGCGGTCATCTGTTCTGCTTCCGGGGCCGCCGAGGTGATCTGGTAAAATTGATCTGGCATGATGGCCAGGGCGCATGCCTGTTCACGAAAAAATTGGAACGCGGCCGGTTTATCTGGCCGAATGTAGAGGGCGGCGCGGTGGCAATCACGCCGGCGCAGCTTTCTTATTTGCTGTCCGGAATTGACTGGCGAGCCCCTCAGGAAACCTGGCGCCCGACGCGGGTTTGA
- the tnpA gene encoding IS66-like element accessory protein TnpA, with protein sequence MDLMNDLTGHFSRMEIVDSGRRRRFTDEGKLAIVAESYNGPRQVTATAQRHGITRWQLNAWRRAAREGRLVHRSTNGFVPAIVVAEPVVANTPPAATVAVPPPVSDHGRMEVVSANDRRVIVGRDVDVDVLLRIMRGLETLR encoded by the coding sequence ATGGACTTGATGAATGATCTCACCGGGCATTTTAGCCGGATGGAGATTGTCGATAGCGGGCGTCGCCGGCGTTTCACGGATGAAGGGAAGCTAGCGATTGTGGCTGAGAGTTATAACGGCCCGCGGCAGGTGACGGCCACGGCGCAGCGTCATGGGATCACGCGCTGGCAGTTGAATGCCTGGCGCAGGGCCGCCCGGGAAGGACGGCTTGTCCACCGCTCGACAAACGGGTTTGTTCCAGCGATCGTCGTTGCCGAGCCGGTTGTTGCGAACACGCCACCTGCGGCGACTGTCGCTGTGCCGCCGCCTGTCAGCGACCACGGTCGCATGGAGGTGGTGAGTGCGAACGACCGGCGTGTGATCGTCGGTCGGGATGTCGACGTGGACGTCCTGCTGCGGATTATGCGGGGTCTGGAGACGTTGCGATGA
- a CDS encoding GMC family oxidoreductase, which yields MPNFNDDLTFDYVIVGGGSAGAVIARRLADAGIGTIALIEAGPLDEGVPCLMDVSRLSEQPTSLDWGFLASTTDAKPARLNYSRAKVLGGCGTHNDCAWLIPPESDFAEWERLGAKGWGPQEIRSHINRLLSQVGVETRPDTNPVSAALLRAGQELGLRRTEFRQEISPGIGMLPLNAIGKHRQSSSVSYLHPLSKLPEMLEVFSETFVTRVIIQDGRAIGVETSLGPVHARNEVIITAGSIQSPQLLMVSGIGEAQHLGAMGIPVVADVPGVGRNLADHYSSAVVFELKESVPAWDVTPYESIMLLKVDADAPAPDCLCQFGLRPGNPSGRHGEKSTSSFNSEGRLIDIASNATRPRSRGDIRLVTSDMRDKPRIRLNYLSDPEDYDLRIIGEGMRFARRFIETHSFGEIAVREVAPGPSVVKDDDITDYIRSNLETVYHAAGTCRMGSDDDPTAVVDTALRVRNIASLRVCDASIFPSMVTVNINCAVMTVAEKAAATIIAAAKTPGSRAANEALLAIGS from the coding sequence GTGCCGAACTTTAATGACGACCTCACGTTCGATTATGTTATCGTCGGTGGCGGCAGTGCGGGAGCCGTTATAGCCAGACGTCTTGCGGACGCTGGTATTGGCACCATCGCTCTCATAGAGGCTGGTCCGCTGGACGAAGGTGTGCCTTGCTTGATGGATGTTTCGCGTCTATCCGAGCAACCCACAAGTTTGGATTGGGGCTTCCTCGCATCGACCACTGATGCCAAGCCAGCTCGGCTAAACTATTCACGCGCCAAGGTCCTCGGTGGATGTGGTACGCATAATGATTGCGCATGGCTCATTCCGCCGGAATCTGATTTTGCGGAATGGGAGAGGCTTGGTGCGAAAGGATGGGGCCCTCAGGAGATTCGTTCCCATATCAATCGTCTACTCTCCCAGGTAGGAGTCGAAACCCGGCCAGATACTAATCCTGTATCGGCGGCTCTCTTGCGGGCGGGCCAGGAGCTTGGCCTTCGTCGCACAGAATTCCGTCAGGAGATCTCGCCAGGAATTGGCATGTTGCCGCTCAATGCCATTGGCAAGCATCGACAATCTTCCTCCGTGTCGTATCTTCATCCTTTGTCGAAACTGCCCGAGATGCTGGAAGTCTTCAGTGAAACATTCGTGACGCGTGTCATTATTCAGGATGGCCGCGCCATCGGTGTCGAAACCTCGCTTGGCCCTGTTCATGCCCGAAACGAGGTAATCATTACTGCGGGCAGCATCCAATCGCCGCAGCTCTTGATGGTGTCAGGCATTGGCGAGGCCCAGCACCTAGGAGCAATGGGTATACCCGTCGTGGCCGATGTCCCGGGAGTCGGTCGCAACCTAGCGGATCATTATTCCTCCGCAGTGGTTTTCGAACTGAAAGAGTCGGTACCTGCATGGGATGTGACGCCCTACGAATCCATTATGCTACTCAAAGTCGATGCTGATGCTCCGGCACCTGATTGCTTGTGCCAATTTGGGTTGAGGCCAGGCAACCCCAGCGGTCGGCACGGCGAGAAATCGACCTCGTCGTTCAATTCCGAGGGAAGGCTTATCGACATAGCCTCGAACGCGACTCGTCCCCGCAGTCGGGGCGATATCCGCTTGGTCACGTCCGACATGCGCGACAAACCTAGGATCCGCCTCAATTATCTCTCGGATCCGGAGGATTATGATCTGCGCATTATCGGCGAAGGTATGCGATTTGCTCGGCGCTTCATCGAGACCCATTCCTTCGGCGAGATCGCGGTTCGCGAAGTCGCTCCTGGGCCAAGCGTCGTGAAGGATGACGACATTACCGACTATATCCGGTCAAACCTGGAAACCGTCTATCATGCCGCAGGAACATGCCGCATGGGGTCCGACGACGATCCCACCGCAGTCGTCGATACTGCGCTGAGGGTGAGAAACATCGCCAGCTTGCGCGTATGCGATGCTTCGATTTTTCCGTCAATGGTGACCGTGAATATAAACTGTGCCGTCATGACAGTTGCCGAAAAAGCGGCTGCGACAATTATAGCCGCGGCCAAGACGCCCGGGAGCCGTGCGGCGAACGAAGCTTTACTGGCGATTGGATCATGA
- a CDS encoding glutamine synthetase family protein, producing the protein MAREKFISSLEDGFGFCDVIFGWDSNDQLYDNTDRIGWNSGYGDAQVRLLPETARKLPLESETHFVLGEFVGQLEELCPRGVMKRVLRKAMAMGLRPKAACEFEFLVVEENARTLADKNYRNLRPLGFGGFGYSVIRNSVNSEFYHGILDLFEAMRIPLEGLHEETGPGAMEAAIGVDDALAAADKGALFKTFAKVFAQKNGLMASFMAKWDSSLPGQGGHVHVSLVDENGVGVFHDHSTEHGISRTMRNFIGGLQKLAPSIAVLTAPTVNSYRRLVPGHWAPTAATWGIDNRTVAIRAITGSLKSQRVEFRIPGADANPYLTLAATLGAGLWGIENKVEPEAALSGNAYQITAPTRQQLPRTLSEAADNFRNSAIAHEIFGSAFVEHYAATRDWEHRQFQHHVSDWELSRYFEII; encoded by the coding sequence ATGGCGCGCGAGAAATTTATTTCCTCACTGGAGGATGGTTTTGGCTTTTGCGATGTCATCTTTGGTTGGGATTCAAATGATCAGCTTTACGATAACACCGATCGCATTGGCTGGAATAGCGGATATGGCGACGCTCAGGTCAGATTGCTGCCCGAAACAGCGCGTAAGCTTCCGTTGGAAAGCGAAACGCATTTCGTCCTTGGCGAATTTGTGGGGCAGCTCGAGGAGCTATGCCCGCGGGGAGTAATGAAACGAGTTTTACGCAAGGCGATGGCGATGGGTCTTCGGCCAAAAGCAGCCTGTGAGTTCGAGTTTCTCGTCGTGGAGGAAAACGCCAGGACACTCGCCGATAAGAACTATAGGAATCTCCGACCGCTCGGTTTCGGCGGTTTCGGCTATTCCGTTATCAGGAATTCGGTGAACAGCGAGTTCTATCATGGCATCCTCGATCTCTTCGAAGCCATGCGTATTCCACTGGAGGGCCTTCACGAAGAAACCGGCCCGGGAGCCATGGAGGCCGCGATTGGCGTGGACGATGCCTTGGCGGCGGCCGACAAGGGAGCGTTGTTCAAAACCTTCGCGAAGGTATTCGCTCAGAAAAATGGGCTCATGGCGAGCTTCATGGCAAAATGGGATAGCTCTCTGCCGGGCCAAGGTGGCCACGTTCACGTCTCATTAGTCGATGAAAATGGCGTTGGGGTGTTTCACGATCACAGCACCGAGCACGGCATTAGTCGGACGATGCGCAATTTCATTGGCGGTCTTCAGAAACTTGCTCCTTCCATTGCGGTTCTCACCGCACCAACGGTTAACTCCTATCGCCGGCTGGTCCCGGGTCATTGGGCCCCAACCGCAGCAACGTGGGGAATCGATAACCGTACCGTTGCTATACGCGCCATCACGGGTAGCTTGAAGTCTCAACGCGTGGAATTTCGCATTCCAGGCGCGGATGCCAATCCATATCTGACATTGGCGGCCACGCTCGGGGCGGGCCTTTGGGGAATTGAAAACAAGGTCGAGCCCGAGGCTGCTTTGTCCGGCAACGCTTATCAGATCACCGCGCCGACACGGCAACAGCTACCCCGTACGCTCTCAGAAGCCGCCGACAACTTTAGAAACAGCGCCATTGCCCACGAAATCTTCGGGAGCGCTTTCGTCGAACATTATGCGGCGACACGTGACTGGGAGCATCGCCAGTTCCAGCACCATGTCTCCGACTGGGAATTGTCCCGCTATTTCGAGATCATTTGA
- the tnpC gene encoding IS66 family transposase, translated as MSLPPLSLPDDLASAHAALLAEREARIRAEAEASSAKAKLSGIEALNAHLQLLIAKLERDKHGPSRERTQRLIDQMELQLEELVADATEDELASEAASAKTQTVRAFTRKRPVRKPWPENIERERLVVDAPTACTHCGSERLSKLGEDTTETLEEVPRRFKIVETVREKFTCRDCGCISQAPAPFHATSRGFLGPNLLSTIVFDKFSEHQPLNRQSRRFRSEGIDLSTQTLADQVGYVSAAVKPLFDMIETHVFAAERLHGDDTTIPILAKGQCITGRIWTYVCDDRPFGGQSPPAAVFYASSDRRGEHPQRHLAEFTGILQADCYNGFNPLFDRSRKQIPVTPAFCFAHARRKFFELADVSRSARRGKGLRPVSATALEAVKRIDALFDIERDINGKSAEERLAVRQEKSKPLLDELEAWFRLELEGLSRSSPVIEPINYMLSRWADFARYADDGRICMTNNAAERALRGVACGRKNWSFAGSERGADRAAIMLTLITTARLNDIDPKAWLADVLTRIADLPVSRLRELLPWEWKRIKAVAISVAA; from the coding sequence ATGTCGTTACCGCCTCTCTCACTGCCGGACGATCTTGCCAGCGCCCACGCCGCGTTGCTGGCGGAACGCGAGGCGCGGATACGCGCTGAGGCTGAAGCGAGCAGTGCAAAAGCAAAACTTTCCGGCATTGAGGCGCTCAACGCCCATCTGCAATTGCTGATCGCCAAGTTGGAGCGCGACAAACACGGTCCGAGCCGGGAGCGCACCCAGCGGCTGATCGACCAGATGGAATTGCAGCTTGAGGAACTGGTCGCTGATGCGACCGAGGATGAGCTTGCGTCAGAGGCGGCCTCAGCGAAAACACAGACCGTTCGTGCCTTCACCCGCAAGCGCCCGGTGCGCAAACCCTGGCCAGAAAATATTGAGCGCGAACGTCTCGTCGTCGACGCGCCGACCGCCTGCACCCATTGTGGCAGCGAGCGTCTGTCGAAGCTTGGTGAGGATACTACCGAGACGCTGGAGGAGGTCCCGCGCCGCTTCAAGATCGTCGAAACCGTCCGGGAGAAATTTACCTGCCGGGACTGTGGCTGCATCAGCCAGGCGCCGGCGCCTTTCCATGCCACGTCGCGCGGCTTCCTTGGCCCCAACCTTCTTTCCACGATCGTCTTCGACAAATTCTCCGAGCATCAGCCCCTGAACCGCCAAAGTCGCCGGTTCCGCAGCGAGGGGATTGATCTGTCAACCCAGACGCTCGCCGACCAGGTTGGCTACGTCAGCGCCGCCGTCAAGCCACTCTTCGATATGATCGAAACCCACGTGTTTGCGGCCGAGCGCCTCCACGGCGATGACACCACCATCCCGATCCTGGCCAAGGGGCAGTGCATTACCGGCCGCATATGGACTTACGTTTGCGACGACCGGCCATTTGGCGGGCAGTCGCCGCCGGCTGCCGTCTTCTACGCCTCCAGCGACCGGCGTGGCGAACATCCGCAACGACATTTGGCCGAGTTCACCGGCATCCTGCAGGCCGATTGCTACAATGGCTTCAATCCGCTCTTCGACCGGAGCAGGAAACAAATCCCGGTAACGCCAGCCTTCTGTTTTGCCCATGCGCGGCGAAAGTTCTTCGAGCTGGCCGATGTCTCTCGCAGTGCCCGGCGGGGCAAGGGCTTGAGGCCTGTCTCTGCGACGGCGCTGGAAGCGGTCAAACGCATCGATGCGCTGTTTGACATCGAGCGCGACATCAACGGCAAAAGCGCCGAAGAGCGCCTTGCCGTGCGCCAGGAAAAGAGCAAGCCGCTGCTCGACGAACTGGAGGCTTGGTTCAGGCTGGAACTCGAAGGCCTGTCGCGATCCTCACCGGTGATTGAACCCATCAACTATATGCTGTCGCGCTGGGCCGACTTTGCCAGATACGCCGACGACGGCAGGATCTGCATGACGAATAACGCGGCGGAAAGAGCCCTGCGCGGGGTTGCATGTGGAAGAAAAAACTGGAGCTTCGCCGGATCCGAGCGGGGCGCCGACCGGGCGGCCATCATGCTGACCCTTATTACGACGGCCCGCCTCAACGACATCGACCCGAAGGCTTGGCTCGCAGATGTGCTGACGCGCATCGCAGATCTTCCCGTCTCCCGCCTGCGTGAGCTCTTGCCTTGGGAATGGAAGAGGATCAAGGCGGTGGCGATATCGGTTGCCGCGTAA
- a CDS encoding DUF6429 family protein: MEIDEDKIDDAVLALLWLTLHNERCAWKGFDWATTDRLHQKGMIGDPVNKSKSLVLTDEGLRRSEELFRTLFTRQPISPPP; the protein is encoded by the coding sequence ATGGAGATCGATGAGGACAAGATCGACGATGCCGTTTTGGCGCTGTTGTGGCTAACGCTGCATAACGAGCGTTGTGCCTGGAAGGGCTTTGACTGGGCAACGACGGATCGCTTGCATCAGAAGGGCATGATCGGCGACCCGGTGAACAAGTCGAAGTCGCTGGTGCTGACGGACGAGGGTCTGCGGCGGTCGGAGGAGCTGTTTCGGACGCTGTTTACGCGGCAACCGATATCGCCACCGCCTTGA
- a CDS encoding aldehyde dehydrogenase family protein, with protein MTDLQRTISPIDGSIVAERSYASAQQVDAILERAVAAQKLWRKFPLKERLQICEKFAQYLLDNQEDIALEITQQMGRPISQTPSEVRTCADRALTMVALAPEALEDIRPEPRVGFKRFIRRSPLGVVYVIAPWNYPLLAAVNTVVPAIIAGNSVILKHAPQTPLSGERFAKAFETIRLPSDVFQVITVTNSDAERIIADQRIDYVAFTGSVRTGRLVQKAAANRFIGVGLELGGKDPAYIRADADVAFSVENIVDGAFFNSGQSCCGIERIYAHSDVYDEFIERAAKLATTYHLGNPLDIDVNLGPVVNKYAASVIREHLDEAIRKGARNLVPLSKVELDRPGDAYVSPRLLVDVDHSMRLMREETFGPVVGVMRVESDQQALELMNDSTYGLTASIWTKDVAAANALAEDLETGTVLLNRCDHLDPTLAWTGVKNSGRGATLSVLGYEHVTRPKSYHFRLCDN; from the coding sequence ATGACTGACCTTCAACGCACTATTTCGCCTATCGATGGCAGCATCGTTGCTGAACGAAGCTATGCGTCGGCGCAACAAGTCGATGCTATTTTGGAGCGAGCAGTCGCCGCTCAAAAACTCTGGCGTAAATTCCCATTGAAAGAGCGGCTCCAAATTTGTGAGAAGTTTGCCCAGTATCTTCTAGATAATCAGGAAGATATCGCTCTGGAGATCACGCAACAGATGGGCCGACCGATTTCGCAAACGCCAAGCGAAGTGCGAACCTGTGCCGATCGCGCACTTACGATGGTCGCTTTAGCCCCAGAGGCTCTGGAGGACATTCGTCCAGAACCACGGGTCGGTTTCAAACGGTTTATTCGGAGATCCCCGCTCGGCGTCGTATACGTTATTGCGCCGTGGAACTACCCTTTGCTCGCAGCAGTCAATACGGTTGTCCCAGCGATCATCGCCGGCAACAGTGTGATCTTGAAACATGCCCCACAGACTCCTCTGTCGGGAGAACGATTCGCAAAAGCGTTTGAAACAATCCGACTTCCCAGTGACGTCTTTCAAGTGATCACGGTGACTAACAGCGATGCCGAAAGGATCATTGCCGATCAACGCATTGACTATGTGGCGTTTACCGGTTCAGTGCGAACAGGTCGTCTTGTGCAAAAGGCAGCGGCAAATCGGTTTATTGGGGTCGGCCTTGAACTCGGCGGCAAAGATCCTGCCTACATTAGGGCTGATGCGGATGTAGCCTTTTCTGTCGAGAACATTGTCGACGGCGCTTTCTTCAACAGCGGCCAGTCTTGTTGTGGGATCGAACGGATCTATGCACATTCGGACGTATACGATGAATTCATTGAACGCGCGGCGAAGCTCGCCACCACGTATCATCTTGGCAATCCGCTCGATATCGACGTCAATCTCGGTCCTGTCGTCAATAAATACGCCGCGTCTGTGATAAGGGAACATCTGGATGAGGCGATCAGGAAGGGTGCAAGGAATTTAGTCCCTCTGTCCAAGGTTGAGTTGGACAGGCCGGGCGACGCCTACGTGTCACCACGTCTACTGGTCGACGTCGACCATAGCATGCGCCTTATGAGAGAAGAGACATTTGGTCCGGTCGTGGGCGTTATGCGCGTTGAATCCGATCAACAAGCGCTAGAATTGATGAATGACAGCACTTACGGCCTCACTGCGTCTATTTGGACGAAGGATGTCGCTGCGGCGAATGCGCTTGCCGAGGATTTGGAGACCGGTACGGTTCTTTTAAATCGGTGCGACCATTTGGATCCCACGCTGGCCTGGACTGGTGTCAAGAACAGTGGACGAGGTGCTACATTGAGCGTGCTGGGTTATGAGCACGTCACCCGGCCAAAGTCATATCACTTCAGGCTATGTGATAATTAG